The Hevea brasiliensis isolate MT/VB/25A 57/8 chromosome 1, ASM3005281v1, whole genome shotgun sequence genome has a window encoding:
- the LOC131178619 gene encoding uncharacterized protein LOC131178619 — protein sequence MALAFIYSLQNLWPLSIFKFDDLRASNGLVSKLSIPENIKRFVYAVRDPESQSVIYILSVQNLSERSAIDAECLIREIRPEAVVVQVSSSALCQIQSEEGELGNNIEEPVPTSFFGVIKRCFIDKISKDKYENVAGKLVLKEIFGIGFYGHIMAAKRVAREVGSSFLLLETPLVQTSVVDDSSSEVDTESVVRGLVSSLIPQKLGSAVSSSSGKFCLTDEIQFQMVKLLSPYMEVSMQKLRPSSSVSEAGSKEIHPGSSYLLPPFAQSVYPLLSDLHDIFIDLPSIGRALASSQKMLYGVSRGEIVDAQIISEVYTFRIAVEGLRIALNSAGRLPIKSLGKPNKNKVEFSELPVEDKLHALLAQALRTQTRKLKTIVALVDASNLAGLRKHWDTSVPPEIKELVGELATTFELDEDFSNQTDKKSLFSSKSVMAVGAGATAVLGASSLSKVVPTSTFFKVVTFKLPASLNFVLTQTQKTMAIALSKTLGPKVVAPGLANSGANVTSVLKAAASAEKIRTVAHSIIASVEKTSFSAMRTAFYEIMRKRQVQPIGFLPWATFGCSIATCSALLTYGDGIECAAESVPAAPSIASLGRGIQNLHQVSREVGQKDGTRIQKAIESLMYSLTKVKIQ from the coding sequence ATGGCACTAGCATTTATCTATAGCCTGCAGAATCTATGGCCTTTATCGATTTTTAAGTTTGATGATTTGAGAGCATCCAATGGATTGGTTAGCAAACTATCCATACCCGAGAACATCAAGAGATTTGTTTATGCAGTTCGTGATCCTGAATCTCAATCTGTGATTTACATACTCTCTGTTCAGAATTTGTCTGAGCGATCGGCTATAGATGCGGAGTGCCTTATTAGGGAGATTCGACCCGAAGCTGTTGTGGTTCAGGTGTCTTCTTCTGCATTATGTCAAATTCAATCAGAGGAGGGGGAATTGGGAAATAATATAGAAGAACCAGTGCCAACTTCGTTCTTTGGGGTGATTAAAAGATGTTTTATTGATAAAATCAGTAAGGACAAGTATGAAAATGTGGCTGGAAAGTTGGTTTTGAAAGAAATTTTTGGGATTGGTTTTTATGGTCATATCATGGCAGCTAAGAGAGTGGCTAGGGAGGTTGGTTCATCATTTTTGTTGCTTGAAACACCACTTGTTCAGACTTCTGTTGTGGATGATTCTTCCAGTGAAGTTGACACAGAGAGTGTGGTTCGTGGTTTAGTTAGTAGTTTGATTCCACAGAAATTGGGTTCGGCTGTTTCATCAAGTTCAGGGAAATTTTGTCTTACAGATGAAATTCAGTTCCAGATGGTGAAGTTATTGTCTCCATATATGGAAGTATCTATGCAGAAGTTACGTCCTTCAAGTTCTGTTTCAGAGGCAGGGTCAAAAGAAATTCACCCAGGAAGCAGTTACCTGTTGCCACCATTTGCCCAATCTGTTTATCCATTACTTTCAGATCTACATGATATATTTATTGATCTTCCTTCAATAGGACGGGCTTTGGCCTCATCACAGAAGATGCTTTATGGTGTAAGCAGAGGGGAAATTGTGGATGCCCAAATTATATCTGAAGTTTACACCTTCCGAATTGCAGTTGAGGGGCTGAGAATTGCCCTAAATAGTGCTGGTAGGTTACCTATCAAAAGCTTGGGGAAGCCTAACAAAAATAAGGTTGAGTTTTCAGAGCTTCCAGTTGAAGACAAGTTACATGCACTCCTTGCACAGGCCCTTCGTACTCAGACTAGGAAGCTCAAGACTATAGTAGCTTTAGTAGATGCTAGTAACTTGGCAGGTCTCAGGAAACACTGGGACACTTCTGTGCCCCCAGAAATCAAGGAATTGGTTGGCGAGCTTGCCACTACTTTTGAATTGGATGAGGACTTTTCAAATCAGACAGACAAGAAGAGTCTATTTTCTAGTAAATCTGTAATGGCAGTTGGAGCTGGAGCAACAGCAGTCTTAGGAGCTTCATCTCTCTCTAAAGTGGTTCCCACATCAACATTCTTCAAGGTTGTAACATTTAAATTGCCTGCTTCTCTTAATTTTGTGCTAACCCAAACTCAGAAGACTATGGCAATAGCTCTAAGCAAGACTCTTGGTCCAAAAGTAGTTGCCCCAGGACTGGCAAACTCTGGAGCCAATGTGACATCTGTGTTAAAAGCAGCTGCTTCTGCTGAGAAAATACGGACAGTGGCCCACAGCATTATAGCCTCTGTTGAGAAGACCAGTTTTTCAGCCATGAGAACAGCATTCTATGAGATAATGAGAAAACGACAGGTCCAACCCATAGGTTTCCTGCCTTGGGCAACATTTGGTTGCAGTATTGCAACGTGCTCAGCTTTGCTTACGTATGGAGATGGGATTGAATGTGCTGCTGAATCTGTTCCTGCCGCCCCTTCAATTGCCAGTTTGGGTCGTGGGATTCAAAATTTGCATCAGGTATCTCGAGAAGTGGGGCAGAAGGATGGCACCAGAATACAAAAAGCCATAGAGTCACTGATGTATAGTTTGACGAAAGTAAAGATTCAATAG